From the genome of Virgibacillus proomii, one region includes:
- the leuC gene encoding 3-isopropylmalate dehydratase large subunit: protein MGKPKTIIEKIWNNHIVYQESGKPDLLYIDLHLVHEVTSPQAFEGLRLNNRKVRRPDLTYATMDHNVPTKNRDVMKDEISRKQMETLKRNCLEHNIPLADMFHPDQGIVHVIGPELGLTQPGKTIVCGDSHTSTHGAFGALAFGIGTSEVEHVLATQTIWQERPKTLNVHVEGDLGSGVTAKDLILAIIAKFGVRFGTGYIIEYTGDAIRKLSMEGRMTVCNMSIEAGARAGLISPDETTIEYVRGRAYVPKGEAFAKRTKEWLSLATDEGAVYDHQVTIRGDEVEPQVTWGTNPSMCVPVSGSTPSLEQTEHPEDVKRALEYMGLEENQPISSIEIDHVFIGSCTNSRLSDLQRAASIIKGKKVHPTVRAIVVPGSFSIKLQAEREGIDEIFKNAGFEWRDAGCSMCLAMNDDVVPPGGRCASTSNRNFEGRQGNGARTHLVSPEMAAVAAIKGRFVDVRDYADAVLSSS, encoded by the coding sequence GTGGGAAAGCCGAAAACGATTATCGAGAAGATTTGGAATAATCATATTGTTTATCAAGAGTCGGGAAAGCCCGATTTACTCTATATTGATTTGCACTTAGTGCATGAAGTGACTTCTCCACAGGCCTTTGAAGGGCTACGCTTAAACAATCGTAAAGTGCGCAGACCCGATTTGACTTATGCAACGATGGATCATAATGTTCCAACTAAAAATAGAGATGTTATGAAAGATGAGATTTCTCGTAAACAAATGGAGACACTGAAGCGAAACTGTTTAGAGCATAATATTCCATTAGCTGATATGTTCCATCCTGATCAAGGAATTGTCCATGTCATTGGTCCAGAATTAGGGTTGACTCAACCCGGCAAAACAATCGTTTGCGGTGATAGTCATACTTCAACCCATGGCGCTTTTGGTGCACTTGCTTTTGGAATCGGTACAAGTGAAGTGGAGCACGTATTAGCAACGCAAACGATTTGGCAGGAACGCCCAAAAACGTTAAATGTTCATGTAGAAGGTGACCTAGGATCAGGAGTTACGGCAAAAGATTTGATTTTAGCAATTATAGCTAAGTTTGGAGTACGTTTTGGCACAGGTTATATCATTGAATATACGGGAGATGCGATTAGAAAGTTATCAATGGAAGGTCGTATGACTGTTTGTAATATGTCGATTGAAGCCGGAGCCAGAGCGGGGTTAATTAGTCCAGATGAAACAACGATTGAATATGTCCGAGGAAGAGCCTATGTTCCAAAAGGAGAAGCATTTGCAAAACGTACGAAAGAGTGGTTGAGTTTAGCGACAGATGAAGGAGCGGTATATGATCACCAAGTAACGATACGCGGAGATGAGGTAGAGCCACAAGTTACATGGGGAACAAATCCTTCTATGTGTGTTCCCGTGAGCGGATCAACTCCTAGCTTGGAGCAAACTGAACACCCAGAAGATGTAAAGCGGGCTTTAGAATATATGGGGTTGGAAGAGAATCAGCCAATTTCTTCAATTGAAATAGATCATGTGTTTATAGGGTCTTGTACGAACTCACGTCTAAGCGACTTGCAACGAGCAGCAAGCATTATTAAAGGAAAAAAAGTGCATCCAACTGTACGGGCTATTGTCGTACCAGGCTCTTTTAGCATTAAACTCCAAGCTGAACGCGAAGGTATTGACGAAATTTTTAAAAATGCGGGGTTTGAATGGCGTGATGCTGGCTGCAGCATGTGCTTGGCAATGAATGATGATGTTGTTCCGCCCGGTGGACGTTGCGCTTCTACCTCCAATCGTAATTTTGAAGGCAGACAAGGAAATGGCGCCCGTACTCATCTCGTAAGTCCGGAAATGGCGGCAGTAGCAGCGATTAAAGGGCGATTCGTAGATGTTCGAGACTATGCAGATGCGGTGTTATCAAGTAGCTAG
- the leuD gene encoding 3-isopropylmalate dehydratase small subunit: MEAIQTHKGLVYPLNRTNVDTDQIIPKQFLKRIERTGFGQFLFYHWRFDDDGNKRKDFSLNEDHYQEATILLAGENFGCGSSREHAPWALLDYGFRVIIAPSFADIFYNNALKNGIIVIQVDDKQVQYWMEKAEKGTLILEVNLETQQIIEEDNAYHFDIPAYHKQKLLNGWDDIALTLQHEDKISLYENRMRS; this comes from the coding sequence GTGGAAGCAATTCAAACGCATAAAGGGCTTGTTTATCCTTTAAATCGAACAAATGTAGACACAGACCAAATTATTCCAAAGCAATTCTTAAAGCGAATTGAACGAACTGGTTTTGGGCAGTTTCTTTTTTACCATTGGCGTTTTGATGATGATGGCAATAAACGTAAAGATTTTAGCTTAAATGAAGATCACTATCAGGAAGCAACAATTTTACTTGCGGGTGAAAACTTTGGTTGTGGATCTTCTAGAGAACATGCGCCTTGGGCTTTATTGGATTATGGTTTTCGCGTTATTATTGCTCCAAGCTTTGCGGATATTTTTTATAATAATGCGTTAAAAAATGGAATTATTGTGATTCAAGTTGACGATAAGCAAGTTCAATACTGGATGGAGAAAGCAGAAAAAGGAACACTCATTTTAGAAGTGAATTTGGAAACACAACAAATTATCGAGGAAGATAATGCATATCATTTTGACATACCAGCATACCATAAACAGAAGCTGCTGAATGGTTGGGATGATATTGCTCTTACTTTACAGCATGAGGACAAAATCTCTCTCTATGAAAATAGGATGAGATCCTAA
- the leuB gene encoding 3-isopropylmalate dehydrogenase, whose protein sequence is MDKKIAILPGDGIGKEIMESAIRVIETIAADFNHQFTFEEHAIGGQAIDQYNDPLPEATVQACEVADAVLLGAVGGEKWDSLPGDKRPEKGLLGIRKTLGLFANLRPIKGFDPLLHASPLKEEVIKGSDILIIRELTGGLYFGEPKKRVDDGNAAVDTLYYTRMEMERIIDTAFQTARTRKKQLTSVDKANVLESSRLWREVVEEKSKQYPDVTVNHLLVDAAAMKLIASPQQFDVIVTENLFGDILSDEASVLTGSLGMLPSASIRSDGVGLYEPVHGSAPDIAGKGIANPLGMILSAALMLRQSFGMEKEADEIERAVQKSLDQGYHTPDLNIKNGTIVGTKEMTDLVINNLSSNEASNCICNSYV, encoded by the coding sequence GTGGATAAGAAAATAGCTATTCTTCCTGGCGACGGAATTGGGAAGGAAATCATGGAATCTGCAATCCGAGTGATAGAAACGATTGCAGCAGATTTTAATCACCAATTTACTTTTGAGGAACATGCCATTGGTGGGCAAGCGATTGATCAATATAATGACCCATTACCAGAAGCTACGGTTCAAGCATGTGAAGTAGCAGATGCTGTACTGTTAGGAGCTGTTGGCGGAGAAAAATGGGATTCACTGCCTGGAGACAAACGCCCGGAAAAGGGGCTTTTAGGAATCCGCAAAACATTAGGATTATTTGCTAACTTACGTCCTATAAAAGGATTTGACCCCTTATTGCATGCTTCTCCTTTGAAGGAAGAAGTTATTAAAGGAAGCGATATTTTAATAATTCGAGAGCTGACAGGTGGTTTATATTTTGGTGAACCGAAAAAGCGTGTAGATGATGGCAATGCCGCAGTTGACACATTGTACTATACTCGAATGGAAATGGAACGAATTATTGATACAGCTTTTCAAACTGCAAGAACGAGAAAGAAACAGTTGACATCTGTTGACAAAGCGAATGTCCTAGAATCAAGCAGACTTTGGCGAGAAGTCGTAGAAGAAAAAAGCAAGCAGTACCCGGATGTAACAGTAAATCATTTGTTAGTAGACGCTGCTGCAATGAAGCTAATTGCTAGTCCGCAGCAATTTGATGTTATTGTAACCGAAAATTTATTTGGTGATATTTTGAGTGATGAAGCATCCGTATTAACTGGGTCATTAGGCATGCTACCGTCAGCTAGCATACGATCTGATGGAGTTGGCCTATATGAGCCTGTTCATGGTTCAGCCCCAGACATCGCTGGAAAAGGGATAGCTAATCCATTGGGAATGATTTTATCAGCAGCACTGATGCTTCGCCAATCTTTTGGTATGGAAAAAGAAGCAGATGAAATAGAAAGAGCAGTGCAAAAAAGTCTTGATCAAGGGTACCATACTCCTGATTTGAATATAAAAAATGGGACGATCGTTGGTACAAAAGAAATGACAGATCTTGTTATTAATAATCTATCAAGTAATGAAGCGTCTAATTGTATTTGTAATTCATATGTATAA
- the ilvA gene encoding threonine ammonia-lyase — translation MQRLAPIVHRTPLLTSQTTNDFLQKKVYFKMENQQKTGAFKFRGATFKLMQLTKQQLKNGVITASAGNHAQGVAYAATKLGTKATIFMAEKTPLAKVNATRNYGAEVVLSGETFQEAYEASLEHQLRTGAEYIHPFDDYDVMAGQGTIAMELLRQEDRIDTIIVPVGGGGLISGIAVAAKHVNRNLKIIGVQASGADAMYRSYHTGVTENLSSVKTIAEGIAVKKPGQRTLPIIREYVDDMVTVSDEEIAASIVYMLERNKTLMEGAGAAAIAALFAHNKQINSRHCGVIVSGGNMDISTMPRIQQLAERLHDPVLVHS, via the coding sequence ATGCAGCGTCTTGCTCCAATCGTGCATCGAACACCATTATTAACATCACAAACGACAAATGATTTTTTACAGAAAAAAGTTTACTTTAAAATGGAGAATCAGCAGAAAACGGGTGCCTTTAAATTTCGAGGTGCTACATTCAAGTTAATGCAGCTGACAAAGCAGCAATTAAAAAATGGCGTTATCACAGCTTCTGCTGGAAATCATGCACAGGGTGTAGCTTATGCTGCAACCAAATTAGGTACAAAGGCAACGATTTTCATGGCAGAAAAAACACCTTTGGCAAAAGTAAATGCAACTAGAAACTATGGAGCAGAGGTTGTTCTTTCCGGGGAAACGTTTCAAGAGGCATATGAAGCTTCTCTTGAACATCAATTGCGGACAGGAGCAGAATATATTCATCCATTTGATGATTATGATGTGATGGCCGGACAGGGAACAATTGCAATGGAATTGTTAAGACAGGAAGATCGAATAGATACGATTATAGTTCCAGTAGGTGGCGGTGGCCTGATAAGTGGAATTGCCGTTGCTGCAAAGCATGTCAATCGCAATCTGAAAATTATTGGTGTGCAAGCCAGTGGAGCTGATGCAATGTATAGAAGCTATCATACAGGCGTAACTGAAAATTTAAGTTCAGTTAAAACGATTGCTGAAGGAATTGCAGTTAAAAAGCCTGGTCAGCGAACACTGCCTATCATTAGAGAATATGTAGACGACATGGTTACTGTTTCGGATGAAGAAATTGCTGCATCTATTGTCTATATGTTGGAGCGTAACAAAACGTTGATGGAAGGGGCAGGCGCTGCTGCAATAGCTGCCTTATTCGCCCATAATAAGCAAATCAATTCCAGGCATTGCGGGGTCATTGTTAGTGGAGGAAATATGGATATTAGTACAATGCCAAGAATACAGCAGCTAGCAGAACGATTACATGATCCCGTACTCGTTCACTCATAA
- a CDS encoding YitT family protein — translation MTAITQKMNKSVISYTQIIVGATLVGLSYNIFILPAKLAAGGISGVSTILFELYDLSPAYVQFIINIPIFIIGWLALGKDFSWKTLVGTFWVPFIIWLSSDIPFSITNPLLGAIYGGIVLGVGLGVVYKGNGSTGGTAAIAQIVKKFTGLSSGYSQFIVDGLVVISSIIVFNIELTLFALICIYITSKTIDIVQLQTAATKLIMIITENEERIQSLIQNELDRGLTKVRSVGGYSDQDKTMILCVAEKQEAVRLKKILQQEETESFVIFLNASEILGRGFSIDKYYGQKL, via the coding sequence ATGACAGCAATAACACAAAAAATGAACAAATCAGTGATTTCATATACACAAATCATCGTTGGAGCAACCCTTGTCGGTTTATCCTATAACATATTTATATTACCGGCTAAATTAGCTGCTGGAGGAATTTCCGGAGTTAGTACGATTCTCTTTGAATTATATGATCTAAGTCCTGCTTATGTACAATTTATCATTAATATTCCGATATTTATTATTGGCTGGTTGGCACTCGGAAAGGATTTTAGCTGGAAAACGCTTGTTGGGACATTTTGGGTGCCTTTTATTATTTGGTTGAGTTCCGATATTCCCTTCTCCATTACCAATCCATTGCTTGGAGCGATCTATGGAGGGATAGTACTTGGGGTTGGATTAGGTGTTGTCTATAAAGGAAATGGTTCGACCGGTGGAACAGCAGCAATCGCCCAGATTGTTAAAAAGTTTACCGGTTTATCTAGCGGTTATTCGCAATTTATCGTTGATGGCTTAGTTGTCATCTCTTCTATTATTGTATTTAATATCGAGTTAACATTGTTTGCCTTAATATGTATTTATATAACGAGTAAAACGATCGATATTGTTCAGCTTCAAACTGCCGCCACTAAACTCATCATGATTATTACAGAAAACGAGGAACGGATTCAATCTCTCATTCAAAACGAGCTTGACCGTGGTTTAACAAAGGTGCGTTCAGTTGGTGGCTATTCAGATCAAGATAAAACGATGATTCTTTGTGTTGCCGAAAAGCAAGAAGCAGTACGTTTGAAAAAAATTTTACAACAAGAAGAAACAGAGTCCTTTGTGATTTTTCTAAATGCTTCAGAAATATTAGGAAGAGGTTTTTCAATCGATAAATATTATGGGCAGAAACTGTAA
- a CDS encoding CoxG family protein: MPSSSCERKVMIPIEEIWNFISDMNNWAPLVPGYKTHTMINNEQSIWVCKGDIGAIQKTVQLTIFITEWRQPEKVAFTLSNTSKQLVGQGYFQAEKLCNKQTKIIGSLTITVKGLSGKIINSALRAILPKIIANFTDTVIKQIQEKKPAVMQ, translated from the coding sequence TTGCCAAGTAGCAGTTGTGAAAGAAAGGTTATGATTCCAATTGAAGAGATTTGGAATTTTATTAGTGACATGAATAATTGGGCACCACTAGTACCCGGGTATAAAACCCATACGATGATCAATAATGAACAATCGATTTGGGTATGTAAAGGGGATATTGGAGCTATACAGAAAACGGTTCAGTTAACCATCTTCATTACCGAATGGAGACAGCCAGAGAAAGTAGCTTTTACGTTATCAAATACTAGTAAACAACTCGTAGGCCAAGGGTATTTTCAGGCAGAAAAACTCTGTAATAAACAAACAAAAATTATTGGTTCCCTTACCATTACCGTGAAAGGTTTATCGGGAAAAATTATCAACTCCGCTTTACGTGCCATTCTTCCGAAAATCATTGCTAATTTCACGGATACTGTTATTAAACAAATTCAAGAAAAAAAGCCTGCTGTTATGCAATAA